The following proteins come from a genomic window of Acidobacteriota bacterium:
- a CDS encoding ankyrin repeat domain-containing protein, with protein sequence MANGDAASRRRIARMLLKAGADPNAQQQGGFTALHSAALHGDKDMAESLLEHGADPSIPAADGRTAAGFAQSQNHTDLAQWLQAKTVGE encoded by the coding sequence ATGGCCAACGGCGACGCCGCCAGCCGGAGGCGCATCGCAAGAATGCTGCTCAAAGCGGGAGCCGATCCCAACGCCCAGCAGCAGGGAGGCTTCACGGCCCTCCATTCAGCCGCCCTTCACGGCGACAAGGACATGGCGGAATCGCTGCTCGAGCACGGCGCCGACCCCTCCATCCCCGCCGCCGACGGCCGCACCGCAGCCGGCTTCGCCCAGTCCCAAAACCACACCGACCTGGCCCAGTGGCTGCAAGCCAAGACCGTCGGTGAGTGA